A single region of the Gracilibacillus caseinilyticus genome encodes:
- a CDS encoding Gfo/Idh/MocA family oxidoreductase: protein MLTIGYIGNGKSTNRYHLPFVLQRENIKVKTIYRRNPERDSWNRIAGVQYTSDLNALLHDEDIQLIVVCTRHDSHYEYAKQVLEHNKHCLVEKPFTENSEQAKEIFALAKEKGLIVQAYQNRRFDSDFLTVQKVIEEGKLGDLQEMEMHFDYFRPEVPESADSFDPAVSFLYGHACHTLDQVISYFGKPDHIHYDVRQLLGTGRMNDYFDFDLYYGTLKVSVKSSYFRLKERPSFVVYGKKGCFVKETKDRQEEHLKLFYMPYNYDFGVDTLKHYGVLTYVDEEGTIHEEKVKSVDGDYGIVYDDLYEAVINGKDKTIPDEQTVLQMEILETGVRDLE from the coding sequence ATGCTTACTATCGGTTATATTGGCAATGGAAAAAGTACGAATAGATACCATTTGCCATTCGTGCTGCAAAGAGAGAATATAAAGGTAAAAACAATTTATCGGAGAAATCCTGAGCGTGATAGCTGGAATCGGATTGCAGGAGTACAGTATACTTCTGATTTGAATGCATTATTACATGACGAGGATATTCAACTTATTGTGGTGTGCACAAGGCATGATAGTCATTATGAATACGCAAAACAAGTGTTAGAACATAATAAACACTGTTTGGTGGAAAAGCCTTTTACGGAAAACTCGGAACAGGCGAAAGAAATATTTGCATTGGCTAAAGAAAAAGGCTTGATTGTCCAAGCGTATCAAAATAGACGTTTTGACAGTGATTTCTTAACGGTTCAGAAGGTTATCGAGGAAGGAAAACTAGGCGACCTGCAGGAAATGGAAATGCATTTTGACTATTTCCGTCCAGAAGTACCGGAGTCTGCCGATTCCTTTGATCCAGCTGTGTCCTTTTTATACGGCCATGCCTGCCATACCCTGGATCAGGTCATCAGCTACTTTGGCAAGCCGGATCATATCCATTATGATGTGAGACAATTACTGGGAACAGGAAGAATGAACGATTATTTTGATTTTGATTTATATTACGGCACGTTAAAAGTATCTGTAAAATCCAGTTATTTTAGATTGAAAGAAAGACCGAGCTTCGTCGTTTACGGAAAAAAAGGATGCTTTGTGAAAGAAACAAAAGATCGTCAGGAAGAACATCTAAAGTTGTTTTACATGCCATATAATTACGATTTTGGCGTAGATACCCTCAAACATTATGGTGTATTGACGTATGTGGACGAAGAAGGTACGATCCACGAAGAAAAAGTAAAATCCGTAGATGGTGATTATGGCATTGTATATGATGACTTATATGAAGCGGTTATAAATGGTAAAGACAAAACCATTCCGGACGAGCAGACAGTGTTGCAAATGGAAATATTAGAAACGGGAGTTAGAGACTTAGAGTGA
- a CDS encoding DUF4260 domain-containing protein codes for MNNKIILHIEGFAILALSLYFYGYSQLSWVLFLILLLVPDISMLGYLYNNKVGAMLYNLFHTYSLSIGVVICGLILSNQTILAVGLIWSAHIGMDRMIGYGLKYPTEFKDNHFNRV; via the coding sequence TTGAATAATAAAATTATTTTACACATAGAAGGGTTTGCCATTTTAGCATTAAGCCTTTATTTTTACGGGTATAGCCAATTAAGTTGGGTATTGTTTTTAATCCTATTATTAGTACCAGATATTTCAATGCTTGGATATTTATATAATAATAAGGTTGGTGCTATGCTTTATAATTTGTTTCATACATACAGTTTATCGATTGGTGTTGTTATCTGTGGACTAATATTATCAAACCAAACTATCTTGGCAGTCGGATTAATATGGTCAGCCCATATTGGAATGGATAGGATGATAGGATATGGATTAAAGTATCCAACAGAATTTAAAGACAATCATTTCAATCGTGTTTAA
- a CDS encoding extracellular solute-binding protein — translation MAKWSKALGILLLLFIFALTACNSEESTSGDQVDEDGTYSFTMMANLHTPEVPEEKVLNKIEEKTNTDIEIQWVPDNNYEDRLNTAFATSSLPDAVFLKNQTSFVQFRDAMEDGQFWEVGKYLDEFENLSKLKDNILDNTLVNGKQYTLYQGRPLSRQGIIYRKDWAENLGLEAPTTTEEFMEMARAFTEDDPDSNGKDDTFGVTDRSDLVYGAFKTVSSWFGTPNNWGEKDGKLLPEFMFDEYIQTMDFFREMHQNGYINQDFPVTSKPDQQEFFKNGTAGIYVGSMGDVQSLYEDAVALNPDIQFGVQNKIAGPDGEYGIWAIPGYGSLVMFPKSSVETEEELKKILGFFDKMMTPEIANLSYWGIEGEHYSVKDGRALPVDDNELTNREVKPYQSILIGEPETNGRYEGYFDLDVKAQAENLTKENEKYLIEDPTVPLYSETFANDGARLQSYITDATNQYILGQIDEEGFKQAVQKWRDEGGNDIIEEYNASK, via the coding sequence TTGGCTAAGTGGAGTAAAGCGTTAGGAATATTGCTATTACTTTTCATATTTGCATTAACGGCTTGTAATAGCGAAGAAAGTACTTCAGGTGATCAAGTTGATGAGGACGGCACATACTCTTTTACTATGATGGCCAACCTGCACACACCAGAGGTACCTGAAGAGAAGGTACTAAATAAAATAGAGGAGAAAACCAACACAGATATAGAAATACAGTGGGTGCCTGATAATAACTATGAAGACCGTCTGAATACGGCTTTTGCAACTAGTTCATTACCTGATGCTGTGTTCCTTAAGAATCAGACTTCTTTTGTTCAATTCCGCGATGCCATGGAAGATGGACAATTTTGGGAAGTAGGAAAATACTTAGATGAATTTGAGAACTTATCTAAATTAAAGGACAATATTCTGGATAATACACTTGTAAATGGCAAGCAGTATACCTTATACCAAGGTCGTCCTCTATCAAGACAAGGCATAATCTACCGTAAGGATTGGGCGGAAAATTTAGGATTGGAAGCTCCGACCACAACGGAAGAATTTATGGAAATGGCAAGAGCATTTACAGAGGATGACCCAGATAGCAACGGGAAAGATGATACCTTTGGTGTAACCGACAGAAGTGACTTAGTATATGGAGCATTTAAAACCGTTTCCTCTTGGTTTGGCACACCTAATAATTGGGGAGAAAAGGATGGAAAGCTTCTTCCGGAATTCATGTTTGATGAATACATTCAAACGATGGATTTCTTTAGAGAAATGCACCAAAACGGTTATATTAATCAGGACTTTCCAGTAACAAGTAAGCCTGATCAACAAGAATTCTTTAAAAACGGAACAGCTGGTATATACGTAGGCTCAATGGGAGATGTTCAGAGCCTGTACGAAGATGCTGTAGCACTTAATCCAGACATTCAATTTGGTGTGCAAAATAAAATTGCTGGACCAGATGGCGAATACGGTATTTGGGCGATTCCTGGTTATGGAAGCTTAGTCATGTTCCCTAAAAGCTCGGTAGAAACAGAAGAAGAATTAAAGAAAATACTAGGCTTCTTTGACAAAATGATGACACCAGAAATTGCAAACCTTAGCTACTGGGGAATAGAAGGGGAGCATTATTCCGTAAAAGATGGAAGAGCTTTACCTGTTGATGACAACGAATTAACTAATCGGGAAGTGAAACCGTATCAGTCGATTTTGATCGGTGAACCAGAAACAAATGGGCGTTATGAAGGATATTTCGATTTAGATGTCAAAGCGCAAGCAGAAAATTTAACGAAAGAGAATGAAAAGTACTTGATTGAGGATCCGACCGTACCACTATACTCTGAAACATTTGCTAATGATGGTGCAAGACTTCAATCTTACATTACAGATGCAACTAATCAATACATTCTTGGACAAATTGATGAGGAAGGATTCAAACAAGCAGTACAGAAATGGCGAGATGAAGGCGGGAACGATATTATTGAGGAATATAATGCATCGAAGTAA
- a CDS encoding DUF2975 domain-containing protein: MKRSTTLFLKIAIFLIGSIVISLSIFLLPKLANDTTRMFPEYAHLHYPVLIGLYVTTIPFFIAIFQAFKLLNYINNNNAFSELSVTALKYIKFSANTISALYVLGSIFLITQQALHPGIAIIGFIIIFASTIIAVFSAVLEKLLQNAIAIKSENDFIV, encoded by the coding sequence ATGAAACGAAGTACCACACTTTTTTTAAAGATAGCGATATTTCTTATTGGAAGTATAGTAATTTCATTAAGTATTTTTTTACTCCCTAAATTAGCCAATGATACAACTAGAATGTTTCCAGAATATGCTCACTTACATTATCCGGTTTTAATCGGTTTGTATGTAACGACAATACCATTTTTCATAGCTATCTTTCAGGCATTCAAGCTCTTAAACTATATTAACAATAACAATGCTTTCTCTGAACTGTCTGTAACGGCATTAAAGTATATTAAATTCAGTGCAAATACTATTAGTGCTTTATATGTTTTAGGCAGCATTTTTCTTATCACACAACAAGCGTTGCATCCCGGAATAGCCATTATCGGGTTCATCATCATTTTTGCCTCAACCATTATTGCTGTCTTTTCTGCAGTCCTTGAGAAATTATTACAAAATGCTATAGCCATTAAATCAGAAAATGATTTTATCGTATGA
- a CDS encoding PTS sugar transporter subunit IIA: protein MFKNLFGKKETIETLLAPLTGKLVNMEDVPDEMFSKKLLGDGLAIEPMEGTVVAPVDGEVVQFSDTKHAVGIQSKNGLELLIHIGLETVALKGEGFEGHVSQGEKVKAGDKLVTFDLPFIKEKADSIISPIVITNFVEVESLKKSEETNLVAGESTLMTVSKK from the coding sequence ATGTTCAAAAATCTTTTTGGCAAAAAGGAAACTATCGAAACACTGTTAGCCCCTTTAACAGGTAAACTGGTAAACATGGAAGATGTACCTGATGAGATGTTCAGCAAGAAATTATTAGGGGATGGTCTTGCCATTGAACCAATGGAAGGGACAGTAGTTGCACCTGTGGATGGTGAGGTAGTGCAATTTTCGGATACAAAGCATGCGGTTGGCATTCAAAGCAAAAATGGCTTGGAGCTGTTAATTCATATTGGCTTAGAAACCGTGGCATTGAAGGGTGAAGGCTTTGAAGGCCATGTCTCGCAAGGGGAGAAAGTGAAGGCAGGAGATAAACTTGTCACATTTGATTTGCCATTTATTAAAGAAAAAGCAGACAGCATTATCTCACCAATCGTGATCACTAATTTTGTTGAGGTGGAATCGTTGAAAAAAAGTGAAGAAACGAACCTGGTGGCTGGGGAGTCTACATTGATGACGGTCAGCAAAAAGTAA
- a CDS encoding extracellular solute-binding protein codes for MRIWSKHVLLGIVILLISFLAACSGSGEEASSGEDTNNEDAVELTFWKSEDIGRADYQAFMDIVEKFDKEHPDIDLQVDTTPNADYRTRLNTQAAGGQLPDMFQVWPGAELEPLVEGEAVQPINNIMGYWTEETGLLDPEDFEDFSVDGNAYAVPANTNPTHMIFYDKDMLADAGYDKFPTTYDEFLQLIDDLKANDVTPIALGNSDAWVLQSVYISTIADRFTGSDFLEGVANGKRAFTDEDFVKSLGVIDELVKKGAFNEDLNTIDSSQMIDYFLQGKTAMVMDGNWGISAILENMPEDKNVGVAMIPLNDKKTMSTVAGTGVAINSELEGEKLDAAHTFLKYVYNQELWEELIKVGRPVIANVEVPEDADLHPLQQEMLDLIAESEPAPVYDATLIPAVNDQLENELQSITVGGSTPEEAAENIQRVQESEQK; via the coding sequence ATGAGAATATGGAGCAAACACGTACTTTTAGGTATTGTAATTTTATTAATCAGCTTCTTAGCAGCGTGCTCAGGAAGTGGTGAGGAGGCTTCCTCTGGAGAGGATACGAACAACGAGGATGCTGTTGAACTGACATTCTGGAAATCTGAAGATATTGGCCGGGCCGATTATCAAGCATTTATGGATATCGTCGAGAAATTCGATAAAGAGCATCCGGACATTGATCTTCAAGTCGATACGACGCCAAATGCTGATTATCGAACAAGATTAAACACACAGGCAGCAGGTGGACAGTTACCTGACATGTTCCAAGTATGGCCAGGTGCTGAGTTAGAACCACTAGTAGAAGGTGAAGCGGTTCAGCCTATCAATAATATTATGGGCTATTGGACAGAAGAAACAGGGTTATTAGATCCAGAAGATTTTGAAGACTTCTCTGTTGATGGTAATGCCTATGCTGTTCCTGCCAACACGAATCCAACACACATGATTTTTTATGATAAAGATATGTTAGCCGATGCTGGATATGACAAGTTCCCAACAACCTATGATGAATTCCTTCAACTGATAGATGACCTGAAAGCAAATGATGTGACACCAATTGCGCTCGGAAACTCCGATGCATGGGTCCTGCAATCCGTTTATATTTCTACCATCGCTGACCGATTTACCGGAAGTGATTTCCTCGAAGGTGTGGCAAATGGTAAACGAGCATTTACGGATGAAGATTTTGTGAAGTCATTAGGAGTCATCGATGAATTAGTGAAAAAAGGTGCCTTTAATGAGGACCTGAACACGATCGACAGTTCGCAAATGATTGATTATTTCCTTCAAGGAAAAACGGCGATGGTAATGGATGGGAACTGGGGTATTTCTGCAATTCTGGAAAACATGCCAGAAGATAAAAATGTTGGAGTAGCCATGATTCCTTTAAATGATAAGAAAACAATGTCAACGGTGGCTGGAACAGGAGTGGCGATCAACAGTGAATTAGAAGGCGAAAAACTCGATGCAGCACATACCTTTTTAAAATATGTTTACAACCAGGAGCTTTGGGAAGAGTTGATTAAAGTCGGGCGCCCGGTTATTGCGAATGTAGAGGTGCCTGAGGATGCAGATCTTCACCCACTGCAACAAGAGATGCTCGACTTAATAGCGGAATCCGAACCAGCACCAGTATATGATGCGACACTGATACCGGCAGTAAATGATCAGTTAGAGAATGAACTGCAATCGATAACGGTTGGTGGTTCCACGCCTGAAGAGGCAGCGGAAAATATCCAGCGTGTACAAGAAAGTGAACAGAAGTAG
- a CDS encoding sensor histidine kinase, translating to MQLIQHIKNSLRWKSVIIFLLLVTIPSGLIGSIVLYQSNKILKEQIITTTHRNLNNMESQLNNVVAEVEDISRYMIYSQEFRDFMTAPAVTGEDYNHLNQVRRNINGFFVFHQSEKEYFHSFQIEGQNQQVLSAGDTVIGNEAKWMQQAKDMEGKILWSPPYQVHNQQTNQEEKVITLYRMINNLYDIRQPIGMVRIRLDLQALYQHVTDGFTNTQHQAFFVHNQAQDITGTASEQGFNYQTLIEKIHTEGDSFQLESDSEVYYGVSRYIEPIDMHLVSVVSEKYILSEMRDIRSTFGYMILIAVFMGLMTFAGFVFFVVRPILELTRETKRLELGDFKAQVKIRSKDEVGQLGYRFNSMVEQIQRLIDSKYKLEIQHKHSELKALQSQINPHFLYNTLDMIRWTARLEQAPETSKSIEDLSTLFRITLSQGKVWIPLKDEIKYVQSYMELQKKRLGDTFHYAIFMEAGLADSMVLKLMLEPLVENSFKHGFKQSQENKNITIRCYLKEDMMVIDCLDNGIGIDSNKVEQLLHTAEEQDSYALKNVHARLINAFGPAYGIEIIDVPEAACVRLNLPWIKNEQMLSDLIEGDDKWNDIKNVDRG from the coding sequence ATGCAACTAATTCAACATATAAAAAATAGCCTTAGATGGAAATCAGTCATTATCTTTCTGTTGCTAGTTACGATACCGAGCGGTTTAATCGGTTCCATTGTTCTCTATCAATCTAACAAAATATTAAAAGAACAGATTATTACGACGACGCATCGCAATTTAAACAATATGGAGTCCCAACTCAATAATGTGGTGGCAGAAGTGGAAGACATTTCGAGATACATGATTTACAGTCAGGAATTCCGTGATTTCATGACGGCCCCGGCGGTGACAGGGGAGGATTACAATCATTTAAATCAAGTACGTCGCAATATTAATGGGTTCTTTGTATTTCATCAATCGGAGAAAGAGTATTTTCATTCTTTTCAAATTGAAGGACAGAATCAGCAAGTTCTGTCAGCAGGCGATACGGTCATAGGAAACGAAGCAAAATGGATGCAGCAGGCGAAGGATATGGAAGGAAAGATACTGTGGAGCCCTCCTTATCAAGTGCATAATCAACAGACCAATCAAGAAGAAAAAGTGATCACCTTGTACCGTATGATCAATAATCTTTACGATATTAGACAGCCAATTGGAATGGTTCGGATCCGCCTTGATTTGCAAGCGCTGTATCAGCATGTAACAGACGGCTTTACCAACACTCAGCATCAAGCTTTCTTTGTGCATAATCAGGCACAAGATATTACCGGGACTGCATCCGAACAGGGCTTTAACTACCAAACACTCATTGAGAAAATTCATACAGAAGGGGACAGTTTCCAGCTCGAATCGGATAGTGAAGTGTATTACGGTGTTTCACGATATATCGAACCAATTGATATGCACTTAGTATCCGTTGTCAGCGAAAAGTATATTTTATCGGAAATGAGAGACATTCGCTCGACATTCGGATATATGATTCTGATCGCTGTGTTTATGGGGTTAATGACATTTGCCGGATTTGTTTTCTTTGTGGTTCGTCCTATCTTGGAATTAACGAGAGAGACGAAACGACTGGAGCTTGGCGATTTTAAAGCACAAGTGAAAATCAGGTCAAAAGATGAAGTCGGTCAGCTCGGTTATCGCTTTAATTCGATGGTTGAACAGATTCAGCGACTGATTGACAGTAAATACAAACTGGAGATTCAGCATAAACACTCTGAATTAAAAGCACTGCAAAGCCAGATTAATCCCCATTTTCTTTACAATACATTAGATATGATCCGCTGGACAGCGCGTTTGGAACAAGCACCGGAAACAAGTAAAAGTATTGAAGATTTATCGACGCTATTTCGGATTACACTCAGTCAGGGGAAGGTGTGGATACCGTTAAAGGATGAAATAAAATATGTCCAAAGCTACATGGAATTGCAGAAAAAACGATTAGGCGATACCTTTCACTATGCCATTTTTATGGAAGCAGGTTTAGCTGACAGTATGGTGCTCAAATTGATGCTAGAACCGCTTGTGGAGAATAGCTTTAAGCATGGATTTAAACAATCACAGGAAAACAAAAATATTACGATACGCTGTTATCTGAAAGAGGATATGATGGTAATCGATTGTTTGGATAACGGAATCGGCATCGACAGCAACAAGGTTGAGCAATTGCTTCATACCGCGGAAGAGCAAGATAGTTATGCTTTGAAGAATGTTCATGCTCGTTTGATCAATGCGTTTGGTCCTGCTTACGGTATCGAGATAATCGATGTGCCAGAGGCTGCCTGTGTCCGTTTAAACCTTCCTTGGATAAAAAATGAACAAATGCTGAGCGATTTAATAGAAGGAGATGACAAGTGGAATGACATTAAAAATGTTGATCGTGGATGA
- a CDS encoding response regulator transcription factor, translating into MTLKMLIVDDEPLICQGLANTIPWDQMGIEIVGSAINGKKALEVMEKEQVDIVITDVNMPEMDGIGLSKAIVDGFPEVNIIMISGYEEFEYARQALRIGVQDYLLKPVDIDELLALVEEVKQQREEARKKEQAKQKTLLTNYLSQQLFQLPDSSNLSERVDSQAYTYRMLLIEKRNYNQAAWSSDQIKSLIDYRSICIEIHENQLVLFVYAQENISDQQVNSLTTVMMAVMDQEISIAVSSNYQDLHQLASLHQELNERLSFYRGTDRQIVTDAEDIPVEQEYELDQQLVCNIADAVFQQDREETEEKVDQFFTEFKQKGITLNQIKEACCCLLESIKERGQDSSFAEMELGLHEGLDLLLFNSVEALRSLLLEDLDSMMDYLQRTNDSHWIIQQAKQYIEKNFQKDVKALEVAEAHYITPNYFSMLFKQETGFSYSEYLNTIRINKAKALLSETSNKVFEIAEYVGYREYKYFVQVFKNYVGITPTQFRKLHSIEK; encoded by the coding sequence ATGACATTAAAAATGTTGATCGTGGATGATGAACCGTTAATATGTCAAGGATTAGCCAACACCATCCCGTGGGACCAAATGGGTATTGAAATTGTCGGGTCTGCTATAAATGGTAAGAAAGCATTGGAAGTCATGGAGAAGGAACAGGTCGATATTGTCATCACGGATGTTAATATGCCAGAAATGGACGGAATCGGTTTGTCGAAAGCAATCGTAGACGGTTTTCCGGAAGTGAATATCATTATGATCAGTGGTTATGAGGAATTTGAGTATGCTCGACAGGCACTTCGAATCGGTGTCCAGGATTATTTATTAAAGCCCGTGGATATAGACGAATTACTAGCATTGGTCGAAGAGGTTAAACAACAAAGGGAGGAAGCAAGAAAGAAGGAGCAGGCGAAGCAGAAGACTTTGCTGACCAACTATTTATCTCAGCAATTATTTCAGCTGCCGGATTCATCGAATCTCTCCGAAAGAGTTGATAGCCAGGCATATACTTATCGAATGTTGCTCATCGAAAAGAGAAACTATAACCAAGCTGCCTGGTCATCTGATCAAATAAAAAGTTTGATCGATTACCGTTCTATTTGTATCGAAATACACGAAAATCAGCTGGTGCTGTTTGTTTATGCACAAGAGAACATATCGGATCAGCAAGTAAACAGCCTTACCACGGTAATGATGGCAGTAATGGATCAGGAAATATCGATAGCGGTTTCATCTAATTATCAGGACTTGCATCAACTTGCCTCGCTCCATCAGGAATTAAACGAGCGATTAAGTTTTTACCGTGGTACTGACAGACAGATTGTGACGGATGCAGAAGACATTCCTGTTGAACAAGAGTACGAGCTGGATCAACAACTCGTTTGCAACATTGCAGATGCTGTTTTTCAACAGGATCGGGAAGAGACAGAAGAAAAAGTAGATCAGTTTTTTACCGAATTCAAACAAAAAGGAATAACCCTCAATCAAATAAAAGAGGCATGCTGTTGTCTGCTGGAATCCATCAAGGAAAGAGGTCAGGACTCCTCTTTTGCTGAAATGGAGCTTGGCTTGCACGAGGGTCTCGACTTACTTCTGTTTAACAGTGTGGAGGCACTCCGGTCGTTATTGTTAGAGGATCTCGACAGTATGATGGACTACCTGCAGCGTACGAATGACAGCCATTGGATTATTCAGCAGGCCAAGCAATATATCGAGAAGAATTTCCAGAAGGATGTCAAAGCACTGGAAGTAGCAGAAGCGCATTATATTACCCCTAACTATTTCAGTATGCTATTTAAACAAGAGACAGGTTTCAGTTACTCTGAATATCTCAATACGATACGGATTAATAAGGCGAAAGCATTGCTAAGTGAGACCTCAAATAAAGTCTTTGAAATCGCTGAGTATGTAGGATACCGGGAGTACAAGTATTTCGTCCAAGTGTTTAAAAACTATGTCGGGATCACACCGACTCAATTTCGCAAGCTCCATTCCATAGAAAAGTAG
- a CDS encoding carbohydrate ABC transporter permease, with amino-acid sequence MHLLKKPWIIAVGVIPALTLYLIFSIVPIFISFYYSFMSWNGFSEMQFVGLANFQEVLQDKVFWSSVRNNVLVVLASVFGQIPIALALALLLNRKIRGAKFFRTVGFMPVVISTVVISITWRMIYNSEYGMINNFLEAVGLGFLQQNWLGDPTWAMIAVCITIIWQFVGLYFIIFLSALQTVPKEILEAAELDGASEWMKTRYVVIPSIWNIILISIVLCISGSLKTFDLIYVMTSGGPANSTEVMATYMYDKTFEGLRYGYGSAISVLIFVFSIGLIMITTKLLQRKEV; translated from the coding sequence ATGCATTTACTAAAAAAACCATGGATTATCGCAGTAGGTGTTATACCTGCATTAACGCTTTATTTAATTTTTAGCATTGTGCCGATCTTTATTTCTTTTTATTATTCCTTTATGTCCTGGAATGGCTTTTCAGAGATGCAGTTTGTCGGATTGGCAAATTTTCAAGAAGTCTTACAGGATAAGGTATTCTGGTCATCGGTACGAAATAATGTACTGGTTGTCTTAGCGTCCGTATTCGGTCAAATACCGATTGCATTGGCATTAGCCTTATTGTTAAACCGCAAAATAAGAGGGGCTAAATTCTTCCGAACGGTTGGGTTTATGCCGGTTGTTATCTCAACCGTCGTTATTTCGATCACGTGGCGGATGATTTATAACTCGGAATACGGTATGATCAATAATTTTTTGGAAGCGGTAGGGTTAGGTTTCCTGCAGCAGAATTGGCTTGGTGATCCAACCTGGGCGATGATTGCTGTGTGTATTACGATTATTTGGCAGTTTGTCGGCCTTTACTTTATTATTTTTCTGTCAGCTTTGCAAACGGTACCAAAAGAAATATTGGAAGCCGCTGAGCTGGACGGGGCATCGGAGTGGATGAAAACACGCTATGTCGTGATTCCATCAATATGGAACATTATTTTAATTTCGATTGTGCTTTGTATCAGTGGCAGTTTGAAGACATTTGATTTAATTTACGTGATGACTTCCGGTGGACCTGCTAATTCAACAGAAGTAATGGCGACATATATGTATGACAAAACGTTTGAAGGACTTCGTTACGGCTATGGCAGTGCAATTTCTGTTCTAATCTTTGTCTTTAGTATTGGGCTTATTATGATAACGACTAAATTACTTCAGAGAAAAGAGGTGTAG
- a CDS encoding carbohydrate ABC transporter permease → MSETTVNYDTVSKQARKKKRVKRGTIYLVLILFTIINAYPIFWMIMNSFKTGQEFSFDPFGLPNEWVFVNYVEAWVTANIGSYFFNSLFVGIVALLICILVGAFASYFLARFQFKGRNVLYGFFVVGLLVPIHATLVPMFILMQKLGFINTHLALIFPYVAFNLPITIFLLTSFMGSFPKEIEESAIMDGCGPFRIFWSIILPMSRPALATAVILNFINNWNEFSFALVLINDDSLSTLPLGLANFAGEYTTNYTAQMAGLTMVLIPTILFYLVMEKQIVNGMTQGAVKG, encoded by the coding sequence ATGAGTGAAACAACGGTTAACTACGATACAGTATCGAAACAGGCGCGCAAGAAAAAGAGAGTGAAACGTGGGACCATTTATTTGGTTTTAATATTGTTTACCATTATCAATGCGTACCCAATATTCTGGATGATTATGAACTCGTTTAAAACCGGGCAGGAATTTTCCTTTGATCCGTTCGGTTTGCCTAATGAATGGGTGTTTGTCAATTATGTGGAAGCATGGGTGACTGCCAATATCGGCTCCTATTTCTTTAACAGTTTATTTGTGGGGATTGTGGCGTTACTTATTTGTATTCTGGTTGGGGCATTCGCTTCCTATTTCCTCGCTCGCTTCCAGTTTAAAGGAAGGAATGTGTTGTACGGGTTTTTCGTAGTCGGTTTATTGGTACCGATCCATGCTACCTTGGTGCCGATGTTTATTCTGATGCAGAAGCTCGGATTTATTAATACCCATCTGGCACTGATTTTTCCATATGTGGCGTTTAATTTGCCGATTACGATATTCCTGTTAACTAGCTTCATGGGTTCCTTTCCCAAGGAAATCGAAGAATCAGCGATTATGGATGGCTGTGGCCCCTTTCGGATTTTCTGGTCGATTATTCTGCCCATGAGTCGTCCGGCATTAGCGACCGCTGTTATCTTAAACTTTATTAACAACTGGAACGAATTCTCGTTTGCATTAGTATTGATTAATGATGATTCGTTAAGCACATTACCATTGGGGTTAGCCAATTTTGCCGGTGAGTATACGACTAATTATACCGCACAAATGGCTGGATTAACGATGGTGTTAATACCAACGATTCTCTTCTATTTAGTGATGGAAAAACAAATCGTCAATGGCATGACACAAGGTGCCGTAAAAGGATAA